GCCTTACCGGCGCCGCCTGTACTTCCACGGTCGGCAAGGCCCTGACCGGCGCGATTGACGAAACCATGCAACACTTGGAGGTGTCTAAGCTTAGTTCAAGTGGCTTACGCCGTCGATGACGATTCTCCAAGGGTGCTGAGGCATCCGGGAGAAGATCAGCACGGTCCCTGTGAACTGGACGATTCGCCCCTGACTTCCGCCCAGTTCCGCCGTTTCCTGCGGGACCGCTATGCAACCACCGCCCTCCCTGTGACCATCCATGGACTTTGACCCCATCGCCGACGCGAAAGAACTTTGCGCCAAGTGGCAGGCCGAAACCGATGCCTTTCTCGGCCGGTCAACTGCTCAGCGGCCTGCCGCTGTTGAAGTCGATCCGCTCGAAGGTGAAGTCGAACGCGCCTACAAGCAGACCGCCTACGCAGAGCAACAGGCTGTTGCCCTTGATCAGCGGCTCCGCGCGATTGCCACCATGGGCGGCATCCCCGCTGAATACCTCTCCAAGCCTCGCTCCCAAGGCGTCCTGCGCAACCCCTTCGGTGGCCCCTTTGCCAATAACACGGTGGTCATGGCCCTCCAGAGCAGCCAGCACCCTGATGCTGCCCGCCTGATCCCCCTGCTCTGCGAGCGTGCCGGCATCCCAGCTCCGGCGATCGACTATGCCGGGATCGAGCGGAAGAAGCAGCGGGCGATCTGGGATTCCGAGATGGCGCAGATGACCGCCGAACTCAAGGCCAGCCGGGAAAAGGCCCTGGCTGAATACAACGCCCGCCTGCAGCAGGGCACCCCCAAGGTCAACACCGGATGGAAGCAGGGAGTGCCCTTCCCTGAGCACCTGCGCACGAAGCGGTGATGGCCTGGACTCGCCCCCTTCGCCCTATTCACACCTTGATCAGCAGCCAGCGATTCCCGAGCTTCGGCGCCTTGCTGGTGGGCAGCAGGGCAGCACGGGGGCAGTGGTTTCAGACCTGGCGTTCGCTGAACGCCGATGTGGATGCCATGGTGCAACGGCTGCCCACTTCCGGGGCCTTTTGGCTCGACCAGTACGCCTCGATCGTGGCCCGATTCGATGCCGGCGACCCGGAGATCACCAGCCTGGGAAACGCCGAGAAGCACGTAACCAGGATGCGCGAGATCCTCGCGGCGCAACCGTGACTTACGACCCCCGCTGGTCCCCCGACTGGAAGGCGCTGGTGCCCAAGCCACGGAAGCACAAGCCCCGGCCGCTGTCCGAGTGGGAGAAGCTCCGCCCCATCCACCGCGCCAGCACCTGCTGGAGGTGGCCGACCTGGGGTGCCCTCCACCTGCGCACCCTCGCTGATGCTGAGCACTTCCGTTCCCGCTGGCTCTACGGCACGCGGGAGGACCCCAGCAGCTTCATCGAGGAGCTTCCCCGTGAAGTGGGGTATCACGACACCTACCGCGCCTTGATCGCCCGCTGGGAGGCCCAGGACCCCAACGACGTGGAGATGCAATCCCCTACCGCTAGCCTCCACATTGCCGCCATGAAGCGCATCCTCGCGGAGGCCGAATCACCATGACCACCCCCCCCGCTGATAAGCCCAAACGCACCATCCTCGACAGATTCGAGGGGAAAATCCTCGACAGGTTCCAAGGCAACATCCTTGACGGGCTCCAAGGCAACATCCTCGACTCGGCCAAGGGCAACATCCTCGACCCGCCGCGCAAGCGGAAGAAGTAACCATGGCCGGCCATCGCTGCACAAAGGCCGAGGCCGAGGCGCGCCATTCCTGGATCGTTGAGCAGATCGCTGCCTTCCGTCCCAGACCCCAGATCGTGCGAGAAGTGATGGAACGGTATGGGGTCTCCCGGCCCCAGGCCCTCAAGTACCTGCAGCGCGCCGACGCGGAACGGTTTCAGGTGTACGACAGCGTGGAGCGCATGGACCTGCTCACCACGGCGCTGCAGGCGGCCGAGAAGGCGGTAGAGCTGGCCATTGCCCGCAAGAACCCGAACGAGATCATCGGGGCGGTGAGGCTGCTGAACGGCCTGACGGGCTTTGGCATCGACCTGAGTGGCAACTACAACCGCAGGCCGAAGCCGTGGCAGCGATGACGTTTCTGGCTCTTTTGTCACCTATGCATGGGCCACCGCCTGCCCCGGAATCGGCTCTTTCTGCTGCTATGCATGGCGCCATAACGCTGCCGTGATGGCTGATCCCCGCCGTGGCTGACCTCGCCTCGCTGCACCTGCGGATCTGGCGCCTGCACCTCACCCTCGACCTGGAGATTGAGGAGCGGCCGCAGCCTGAGCAACCGGAGCCGATGGGCTTCGGCAGCCCGATTGACGTCCCGGTGGTGGCGGATGACGGCGACGTGGAGGACCGGCATCTTGGATTCCGAGCGCGGCGCCCCTGAGCCCGTCAAAATAGCGGCTGGCAGAAAACGCAGACAGCCTGCTCTTAAAGCAGTATGTTCCTGCAGTGATAGCAAGGGTTTCAATGCAAGAACGTGATTCTGTTGCGCAGACCGGTGCGCGTTAGTGGCCTTGGAGCGTGGCTCACGCCTCAGGAGATGTAGGAAAAGTGGATGGGTGAAAGCTGACGCCTCACCCCGTATAGGAAAAGTCAAGCCCTCATGAACCTGCCAGTACATACCTAAGCAATGCCGGATTAGAGAGGCAGAGAGTAGAGCCAGATAGGTCTGCCCATGGCAGTGGGCTGTTTTGTGCGGCTGAGGGCATCAGCTAGGAAGAGCTCAATACAGACACGTCTGACATGCTCGGGGTTGTGGCCTAGTGCTTGGCCTAGATCCTTGGCGGATCTTGGGGAGGGGTCAGCCCTCAGATGCTCCAGGAGTCTGGCCTTGAGTTGTTGACGTTTGCTGGGTAAGAGGTCGCCTTCACCAACGGCCTTGAGTGTCCAGGAGAAGTCTTCTGGGTTGCCTTGGAGGTGCCAGCGAGTGCCCTCCTTACAGTTGCGTTTGCCGAGGCATCCGAGCACGTAATGATCCTCATGGGTCGGCTGTGATGGCCGCCACATGCCCCAGATGTCGGACACTGCGCCGCCTTGGGTGCCCGTGCCAGTGATGTCATGGACGGTGACTTGAGAGCGTTGTCCGGATTCAGGCTTCTTGAGATGGGCGGCGATGACCGCAAGAAGATTGTTCCTGCTGGCGAGGGCGTTCAGTTCATAGAGAGGATGCGAAAACTCCGCGTCCTTCATGCTGTGGGAACCGTGCGTCAGGAGAGTCGTTATGGAGTCCAAGAACACAGCGGCATAGCGTTGGCCATTGATCTGGGCTCTTAAGCGATCCATCTCAAGCCCACACCAGCCTTGTTCGTCTGGGAAGAGGAATTCGATACCCTCTGCTTGAATGTCCATAATCTCCAGCTTTTCCGTTGCGTTCCGCCTGGATTCGTCGGCCTGAATGAACAGGACGCGACCTTTGACGGTTGGGAGCTGACCCATCAGTGGAAGGCC
This genomic stretch from Cyanobium gracile PCC 6307 harbors:
- a CDS encoding AAA family ATPase; this translates as MTGIYIPDTWEEEQELARSSKPHHTPEVGKLPYQRTAPKVDAKPDVGKVRSVAELRQDRSPTIWTIDQFGAQGNAVILAAELGVGKTSFMYRAAEAIAHGLPLMGQLPTVKGRVLFIQADESRRNATEKLEIMDIQAEGIEFLFPDEQGWCGLEMDRLRAQINGQRYAAVFLDSITTLLTHGSHSMKDAEFSHPLYELNALASRNNLLAVIAAHLKKPESGQRSQVTVHDITGTGTQGGAVSDIWGMWRPSQPTHEDHYVLGCLGKRNCKEGTRWHLQGNPEDFSWTLKAVGEGDLLPSKRQQLKARLLEHLRADPSPRSAKDLGQALGHNPEHVRRVCIELFLADALSRTKQPTAMGRPIWLYSLPL